In a single window of the Roseiconus lacunae genome:
- a CDS encoding FMN-binding protein gives MRKKFHRLAPLVHCLRVALVIALCVLIPPAHDRGRWAGERMPAPELSIVKRIVPAATRIDADADADGFWGIYDDQDKRLGRAARTMPAAKDVIGYRGPTEALLVIDEQFNLLGTQMLDSGDTEEHVRAVRNDKTFFDQFTRWNWSGPEEPAKIDAVSGATLTSLALAKGVLTRIGGNRGSLVFPDEISIEELSDWFPNAGRVENRDHRVVVFDHQGNELGQVLRSGPYSETIIGYQGPTELLLRLDGRTGQEGQSEPKERSPIVRAIFIRSSFDNQPYVRYCRMERSFWNKFVDRSMAELAATNLEQSGIEGVSGATMTSLAISETIFATADRWADRVRETAERRRMESTLRGRLASWLGDIRFGVTDFACFAMLLTLSILKSRGLFRRRWLRSLWLAASVVVIGLWSGNLISMALIAGWGGEGIAWRLAPALAAIALIAFASPPIGKSNPYCNHLCPHGALQQSLRPKPKSRRRIRLPATLTRVLMVVPGSCLVIAYLLLLFRPSVDLAGWEPFHAYLYRVAPLTSIAFAIATLLFASVVPMGYCRMGCPTGRLLDYLRRSAGSNRVETADGVALALLLVAIATRLA, from the coding sequence ATGCGCAAAAAATTTCATCGCCTCGCACCGCTCGTGCATTGCCTGCGCGTTGCCCTGGTGATCGCGCTGTGCGTACTGATTCCGCCGGCACACGATCGAGGTCGTTGGGCCGGCGAACGCATGCCGGCCCCGGAACTCTCGATCGTCAAGCGAATCGTTCCCGCCGCAACACGGATTGACGCCGACGCCGATGCCGACGGGTTTTGGGGTATCTATGACGACCAAGACAAAAGACTTGGTCGTGCCGCCCGAACGATGCCCGCGGCAAAAGACGTGATCGGCTATCGAGGTCCAACCGAAGCGTTGCTCGTGATCGATGAACAATTCAATTTGCTCGGCACCCAAATGCTCGACAGTGGTGATACCGAAGAGCACGTCCGGGCCGTCCGAAATGACAAAACCTTCTTCGATCAGTTCACGCGGTGGAACTGGTCGGGCCCGGAAGAGCCGGCAAAGATCGATGCGGTTTCAGGGGCGACGCTGACGTCGTTGGCACTCGCAAAAGGAGTCCTAACGCGAATCGGCGGGAATCGAGGCTCGCTAGTGTTTCCCGACGAAATCTCCATCGAAGAATTGTCCGATTGGTTTCCCAATGCTGGTCGAGTGGAAAACCGCGACCATCGTGTCGTCGTCTTTGATCACCAAGGCAACGAACTCGGGCAAGTCCTGCGCAGCGGTCCGTACAGCGAAACGATTATCGGTTACCAGGGCCCTACCGAACTTTTGCTCCGACTGGATGGGCGAACCGGACAAGAGGGTCAATCGGAGCCGAAGGAACGATCACCGATCGTTCGAGCGATCTTCATTCGCAGCTCGTTTGATAATCAGCCGTACGTTCGCTACTGCCGCATGGAACGAAGTTTTTGGAATAAGTTTGTCGATCGTTCAATGGCAGAACTTGCCGCAACAAATCTAGAACAATCGGGTATCGAAGGCGTCTCCGGTGCCACGATGACTAGCCTTGCGATCAGCGAAACGATCTTCGCGACCGCCGACCGATGGGCCGACCGGGTACGTGAAACAGCCGAACGGCGCAGAATGGAGTCGACGCTCCGCGGAAGACTTGCAAGTTGGTTGGGCGATATCCGGTTCGGTGTCACCGACTTCGCCTGTTTTGCGATGCTACTTACGCTGTCAATCCTAAAGTCACGTGGTTTATTTCGTCGCCGTTGGCTTCGCTCCCTTTGGTTGGCGGCCAGCGTTGTGGTCATTGGGTTATGGTCAGGAAATTTGATTTCGATGGCCTTGATCGCCGGATGGGGCGGAGAGGGAATCGCGTGGAGACTCGCACCGGCGTTAGCGGCGATCGCCCTGATCGCATTCGCGTCTCCGCCGATCGGAAAATCAAACCCCTACTGCAACCACCTTTGTCCACACGGTGCGTTGCAACAATCGCTCAGGCCAAAACCCAAGAGCCGAAGACGAATTCGCCTACCGGCGACACTGACGCGTGTCCTGATGGTCGTCCCCGGTTCTTGTTTGGTGATTGCATACTTATTGCTTTTGTTTCGCCCCTCGGTTGACCTCGCGGGATGGGAACCGTTTCATGCCTACCTCTACCGCGTCGCCCCGTTAACCTCAATTGCCTTCGCGATCGCTACGCTGCTGTTCGCCAGCGTGGTCCCGATGGGTTATTGCCGGATGGGGTGCCCTACCGGTCGATTACTGGATTACCTACGTCGCAGCGCCGGAAGCAACCGAGTGGAGACTGCCGATGGAGTCGCCTTGGCGTTGTTGTTGGTGGCGATCGCGACGCGATTGGCTTGA
- a CDS encoding FxsA family protein, translating into MPRPTLQGHLFRGTIMLFRLLLLFIFVPLVELYLLLQLADATSAGATFLIVIATGVLGSYLAKREGLMAWQKFHAALGEGRVPSREIQDGLMIVFAAALLLTPGLITDAVGFLLLVPVGRDLLRKTVLARYFSGFKNVQIRGSFFEGQSRQTFDDSNTIDGKVTRR; encoded by the coding sequence ATGCCTCGCCCTACTCTCCAGGGACACCTGTTTCGAGGGACAATCATGCTATTCAGGCTACTTTTACTCTTTATCTTCGTTCCACTGGTAGAGCTGTATTTGCTTTTACAGCTCGCCGACGCTACCAGCGCGGGGGCGACGTTCCTAATCGTCATCGCCACCGGGGTTTTGGGGTCATACCTGGCGAAGCGTGAGGGGTTGATGGCATGGCAGAAATTTCATGCGGCCCTGGGTGAAGGGCGTGTCCCCAGCCGTGAAATCCAAGACGGGTTGATGATCGTGTTCGCGGCGGCGCTCTTGTTGACGCCCGGGCTGATCACGGACGCCGTCGGATTTTTACTGCTCGTTCCTGTGGGACGCGATTTGCTGCGGAAGACTGTGCTGGCAAGGTATTTTTCAGGGTTTAAGAACGTCCAGATTCGCGGCAGTTTTTTTGAAGGCCAATCGCGACAGACGTTTGACGATTCGAATACGATCGATGGAAAGGTCACACGCCGTTAA
- a CDS encoding peptide chain release factor family protein: protein MKRDSNASIPDRSSRQACRLVSAPHPAVLDVDLLAKDCQLRTQRRSGPGGQHRNKTSSGVFMEHRPTGLIGEATERRSQAQNRDVALRRLRYVLALAIRTPSPIDCGPDDHPSDHDDLEQNIRQRYRRHSLKLNEENVDKPALLAMLLNDLWASGGQPSLVAPLWSTSTSKIVMLLRSYPPAIAWVNSVRDHHGRLPLH from the coding sequence ATGAAACGCGATTCCAATGCGTCAATTCCCGATCGATCCAGCCGTCAAGCTTGCCGGCTGGTGTCCGCCCCGCACCCTGCCGTGCTTGATGTCGATCTTCTGGCAAAGGATTGCCAATTGCGGACTCAACGGCGAAGTGGTCCGGGTGGTCAACATCGCAACAAGACCAGCAGCGGCGTCTTCATGGAACATCGTCCGACCGGGCTGATTGGCGAAGCGACCGAAAGACGCAGCCAAGCTCAAAACCGTGACGTTGCCTTGCGGCGGTTGCGCTACGTGCTCGCCTTAGCGATACGTACTCCCAGTCCGATTGATTGCGGACCGGACGATCATCCATCTGATCACGACGACTTAGAACAAAACATCCGACAGCGGTATCGACGTCACTCGCTCAAACTGAACGAGGAAAACGTCGATAAACCAGCCTTGCTCGCCATGCTACTCAATGACTTGTGGGCGAGTGGTGGACAACCCAGCCTGGTCGCCCCACTGTGGTCGACCTCGACGAGTAAGATTGTCATGCTCTTACGCTCCTACCCACCGGCGATCGCCTGGGTCAACTCGGTACGTGATCACCATGGCAGATTGCCGTTGCACTAA
- a CDS encoding alpha/beta fold hydrolase produces MTVIIVHGLGDHGGRFHDCAKRFLDHGIAVAAVDLPGHGRSSGRRGSVHSFDRSLALVASIRKQIGERFPSSNQFLLGHSMGGNLAVNYALRRQEFDHFDQSPLTGMMLVAPMLMPPQHLDRPNLFAAWATGYMLPWVRLRKPPNVASLTADASIAQQVAADPYQHSVISLYNATQLIAQGRFALDHASEVDTPTLILYGERDELIDRAACRHFAMRAGANVRSIAWPNGLHDLLHDVDAGDVFETLLRWLHGTASNCDRTTQRLTVHSE; encoded by the coding sequence GTGACCGTGATAATTGTCCATGGCCTGGGCGATCACGGTGGCCGGTTCCACGACTGCGCGAAACGCTTTCTTGATCACGGCATCGCCGTCGCCGCCGTCGATTTACCGGGGCATGGCCGATCATCGGGACGACGTGGGAGCGTACATTCCTTTGACCGGTCGCTAGCATTAGTCGCTTCGATTCGAAAACAAATCGGCGAACGATTTCCGTCTTCCAACCAATTCCTACTCGGTCACAGCATGGGAGGCAATTTGGCGGTCAACTACGCCCTTCGCCGCCAAGAGTTCGACCACTTTGATCAATCACCACTGACGGGCATGATGCTCGTCGCTCCGATGCTGATGCCTCCTCAACACCTTGACCGCCCCAACCTATTTGCGGCGTGGGCGACAGGATACATGCTGCCTTGGGTTCGGCTTCGCAAACCGCCAAACGTCGCCTCGTTAACCGCCGACGCTTCGATCGCACAACAAGTCGCGGCGGACCCCTATCAACATTCCGTCATTTCGCTTTACAACGCGACCCAGTTGATCGCCCAAGGTCGGTTCGCTTTGGACCACGCCTCGGAAGTCGACACGCCGACGTTGATCTTGTACGGTGAACGAGACGAGCTGATCGACCGTGCTGCTTGCCGACACTTTGCAATGCGAGCGGGAGCGAATGTTCGTTCGATCGCATGGCCAAACGGCTTACACGACCTGCTGCACGATGTCGATGCCGGCGACGTGTTCGAAACGCTCTTACGTTGGCTTCACGGAACAGCATCGAATTGCGACCGAACGACGCAACGCCTGACCGTTCACTCCGAATAA
- a CDS encoding sulfatase-like hydrolase/transferase → MLKPKDSCLRLAPKHWFLGWFISGFIKLMKYFARSLALLSALLSSAAYSQNPQKPNVILILADDMTRGDLASLNGGASRTPTLDRLAGESINFTNAYSASCVCAPARAAMLTGRYPHRTGVVTLNQYDYPKLTRLRHDERTIAEHLRDAGYKTGLIGKWHCGIGDGFGPTNHGFDEFEGFVGAKGNGYFKYRLILGERHLEVDDGYLTDDLSNRAIEFVRRHHEQPFFLHLAHYAPHRPLQAPEEVVQRYVAKGLNENTATIYAMIEIMDRGIGELLQTLDDLSIADNTVVIFASDNGPDPVTGARFNPNVRGMKYEVYEGGIRVPMMVRWPGKFQPRTAEDVVQFIDLFPTISEICGIAQQTPGAPKLDGQSFLDVLQGKSRKTSRYHWQWNRGEPNYTHNAAVREGPWKLVRPFVTRSVNPPDSKQPARLFHLESDGNESVDVAEQYPERARRMDQEISRWAEQVEQARLRKRLIQPKTQD, encoded by the coding sequence ATGCTTAAACCCAAAGACTCGTGTTTAAGGTTGGCACCAAAGCATTGGTTTTTGGGCTGGTTTATCTCAGGATTTATCAAATTGATGAAGTACTTTGCCCGATCCCTCGCCCTACTGTCCGCATTGCTGTCATCAGCGGCTTATTCGCAGAACCCGCAAAAGCCCAACGTGATTCTGATCTTGGCCGACGATATGACACGCGGCGATTTGGCGTCGCTCAATGGCGGTGCTAGCCGAACGCCTACCTTGGACCGCTTAGCGGGCGAGAGTATTAATTTTACGAATGCGTACAGTGCGTCCTGCGTGTGCGCCCCCGCTCGGGCGGCGATGCTGACCGGCCGCTATCCGCACCGCACCGGCGTGGTCACGCTGAACCAATACGACTATCCGAAGTTAACCCGCCTGCGGCACGACGAGCGAACGATCGCCGAACATCTGCGTGACGCAGGCTACAAAACAGGTTTGATCGGAAAGTGGCACTGCGGAATCGGGGACGGATTTGGTCCGACGAACCATGGCTTCGATGAATTCGAAGGCTTTGTCGGCGCCAAAGGGAACGGCTACTTCAAATACCGTTTGATCCTTGGAGAGCGTCACCTGGAGGTTGACGACGGCTACCTAACGGATGACCTGTCAAACAGAGCGATCGAGTTTGTCCGGCGGCACCACGAACAGCCTTTCTTTTTGCACCTAGCGCACTATGCCCCACATCGGCCGCTGCAGGCGCCCGAGGAAGTCGTGCAGCGTTACGTTGCGAAGGGACTCAATGAAAACACCGCGACGATTTATGCGATGATCGAAATCATGGATCGTGGTATCGGCGAGCTACTGCAGACACTCGATGACCTAAGTATTGCGGACAACACAGTTGTGATCTTCGCCAGTGACAACGGGCCTGATCCGGTGACCGGTGCGAGATTCAACCCAAATGTTCGAGGAATGAAGTACGAAGTGTACGAAGGCGGAATCAGGGTACCGATGATGGTACGGTGGCCCGGCAAATTCCAACCGCGAACCGCTGAGGACGTCGTGCAATTCATTGACTTGTTTCCGACCATCAGCGAAATCTGTGGCATCGCGCAGCAAACGCCTGGCGCCCCAAAGCTTGACGGCCAAAGTTTTCTTGATGTGCTGCAGGGGAAAAGCCGCAAGACAAGCCGTTACCATTGGCAATGGAACCGCGGTGAGCCGAACTACACACACAACGCAGCGGTCCGAGAAGGACCGTGGAAACTGGTTCGCCCCTTTGTGACTCGATCGGTCAATCCACCGGATTCGAAGCAGCCGGCAAGGCTATTCCACCTCGAAAGCGATGGCAACGAGTCAGTCGATGTTGCCGAACAATACCCCGAACGTGCTCGGCGGATGGACCAGGAGATTTCGCGGTGGGCGGAGCAAGTCGAACAGGCACGCCTGCGAAAACGCTTGATCCAACCGAAAACGCAGGACTAA
- a CDS encoding 4a-hydroxytetrahydrobiopterin dehydratase, with protein MHPITADKLAAQKCVPCEGGVDQLTPEQANEYRQAVTSWELDQNATLIYRKVNCKSFVRAIEMINRITEVAEREQHHPDLHLTGYRHLKIVLTTHAIGGLSENDFILAAQIDRIIAPTDS; from the coding sequence ATGCATCCAATCACCGCCGATAAGCTTGCCGCCCAAAAATGCGTTCCCTGTGAAGGCGGCGTGGATCAACTGACGCCAGAGCAAGCGAACGAGTACCGGCAAGCGGTGACGTCTTGGGAACTCGATCAGAACGCAACGCTGATCTATCGCAAAGTGAATTGCAAGTCGTTCGTGCGGGCGATTGAAATGATCAACCGAATCACCGAAGTTGCCGAACGTGAACAACACCACCCCGATCTTCACTTGACCGGCTATCGACACCTGAAGATCGTTCTGACCACGCACGCGATCGGTGGGCTCAGTGAAAACGATTTCATCTTGGCAGCGCAAATCGACCGCATCATCGCCCCCACCGACTCATGA
- the hflK gene encoding FtsH protease activity modulator HflK, with protein sequence MSRSESDGIEMPDLEQLRPYAVWIVLALVLVFLLMTSFYTVQAESQGVVLRFGRFIKTVDPGLRFKLPLGIDQVEIVPVRRQLKQEFGFGTVGASNPTQYSDEQKEERNMVTGDLNTASVEWVIQYRIQEPQLYLFKVREPGRTLRDLSESVMRTVVGDRTVDEVITIGRQEIEVEALTELQELVNRYELGLGIDQVQLKNVNPPGPVQPSFNEVNQAQQEREQMINEANGEYNKVVPRARGEAEQKVQAAEGYATKRVNEAEGDVARFNAVLTEYLKAPEVTKQRLYIETMRQVVPSLGKKIILDDGAKQVLPLLPLTGGSVQ encoded by the coding sequence ATGAGCCGATCAGAATCCGATGGGATCGAAATGCCAGACCTTGAGCAACTACGGCCCTATGCCGTTTGGATCGTTCTTGCGCTGGTACTCGTCTTCCTTTTAATGACCAGTTTCTACACCGTCCAAGCCGAATCCCAAGGCGTTGTCTTACGATTCGGACGCTTCATCAAAACGGTTGATCCGGGCCTGCGATTTAAGCTGCCTCTGGGGATCGACCAAGTGGAGATCGTTCCCGTTCGCCGCCAGCTGAAACAGGAATTTGGGTTCGGGACGGTTGGGGCCAGCAACCCGACGCAATATTCCGACGAACAGAAAGAAGAACGCAACATGGTCACCGGTGACTTGAACACCGCCTCGGTCGAGTGGGTGATCCAGTATCGGATTCAAGAGCCACAGCTTTATCTGTTCAAAGTCCGCGAGCCCGGCCGGACACTCCGCGACCTTTCTGAATCGGTGATGCGGACCGTCGTCGGTGACCGAACGGTCGACGAAGTGATCACGATCGGCCGACAAGAAATCGAAGTCGAAGCATTGACGGAGCTACAAGAATTGGTCAATCGATACGAATTGGGGCTCGGCATCGACCAGGTGCAGCTCAAAAACGTTAACCCGCCTGGACCTGTTCAGCCCTCGTTCAACGAGGTCAACCAAGCCCAGCAAGAACGTGAGCAAATGATCAACGAAGCCAACGGGGAATACAACAAGGTTGTCCCCCGTGCCCGAGGTGAAGCCGAACAAAAGGTCCAGGCCGCCGAAGGCTATGCGACCAAACGGGTGAATGAAGCCGAGGGTGACGTCGCGCGATTCAACGCCGTCTTGACCGAGTACCTGAAAGCCCCCGAAGTCACCAAGCAACGTCTTTACATCGAAACGATGCGGCAGGTTGTGCCGTCGCTCGGCAAAAAAATCATCCTTGACGATGGTGCCAAACAAGTGCTTCCCTTACTGCCACTGACCGGAGGATCGGTTCAATGA